The DNA segment AAGTAGGGCATACCCTGGGTTTGCGGCATAACTTCCGTGGTAGTAATCTGCTATCACCAGAAGAGATGAACAATCCGGAAATCAGTCGTACCAAAGGTTTGACAAGTTCTGTGATGGACTATATTCCACCGAATATTGCCCCCCAAGGAACACAGCAGGGAGACTATTTTCCTAGTATGGTGGGGTCTTATGATGAGTGGGCAATTCAGTACGGTTATACCCAAACCAACGCGACAACTCCCATAGCGGAAAGGCCAATTTTACAAGAAATTGCCAGCCAATCTTATAAACCGGAATTGAGTTATTCTCCCGATGAGGATATGTATGACCTCGACCCTACCGCCGATGCTTGGGATCATAGTAGTAACGTGCTGGTTTATTCTCAATGGCAGTTAGATAATTCTCGATTAATGTGGGAAAGTCTCAATAAACGTTTCCCCATGCCTGGAGAAAGTTATAGTGATTTAAGCGATCGCTTTGGCTCAGTTCTCAGTAACTATTTTCAGAATATCTTCTACACAACAAAATATATCGGTGGGCAGTCCTTCTACCGCCTAAAAGCTGGGGAAATCTCAGCTAATAAGCTAGCTAGTCGCCCAAATCGCTTACCCTTTGAACCTGTACCCGTTGAACAACAACGGCAAGCACTCAAAACACTACAAAAGTATATTTTTGCTGAAGATGCTCTGAATTTCCCCCCAGACCTACTGAATAAATTAGCACCTTCTCGCTGGTATCACTGGGGAAGTTTTCCCCAAATTGGACGGTTAGATTATCCCGTGCATGACTTGATATTATTCCTGCAAGCTGCTGTATTACGGGAATTACTAGCAGGCGATCGCCTCACTCGTCTCAAGGATATTGAACTCAAAAGCTTACCCGAAAAATCACTACCATTACCTGAACTTTTTGATACCTTGCAAACGGGAGTTTGGACAGAAGTCCTCAAACCAAAAGCCGGGGCGCTGAAAATTACCAGCCTCCGGCGCGGCTTGCAGCGAGAATATCTTGATATCTTGATTGGCATGGTGTTGCGGCGAGAATACGTCCCTGAAGATGCTCGTTCCCTAGCTTGGTATAAGCTTAAACAATTGAACGAAAAACTCAAGTCAGTCAATACCAACGATGAATATACCAAAGCCCACTTACTAGAAACTAGCGATCGCATCGAGAAAGCTTTGAATGCTCCATTGCAGGCGAATTAGGTTTGGGGAACGGGTAATGGGTAATGAAAGAGAATTTGATTTGTCCCCAATCCCCAATCCCCTAACTCAACTATTCAACGCTTTAATAAAACGTTGTAAACTTTTGAAAACACTGGGCTTTCTGGCAGGTACAGCATCTGCTCCTGCTGTTTGTGGTTGCCCTTTCATGAGAATTAAATCTATTTCATCACCTGAAGGTTTTTTGGGTAAATTGGCGATTTTCGCCCAGTTACCATCATTTTCTACCCAAATTTCCCAGTCTCCAGGGTAAGAACGGAATAAAGCCGTTTCATCATCAATAGGACGTAGGTAGTAACAGGATTGAATGATATTGAGGAAACGCTCGCGGGTTTGTCTGGCGGTATAACCAATGCCTACAGTACCTGCATCTTCTAAACGAGGGTTGAGGAAAATAGCCGGGCGATCGCCTATTATTTCACAAATTTTCTCTAGTTGGGGTACTTCTACGGAAGTGGGGGAAATAAAGAGGAAAATTTCATCTTCTGGTTGAATTTTTGATTGAATAGAAGCAATCCTTCCCGTACCAATATCCAAAATTTGAAAGGCTGCATCTTTCCAATCACGACGAGCTAAAGCAGCAGCACCAGCATCAGCAAAGAAGACTTTCAAGCGAGATTCGTATTCTACCAAACAGGGTAGAAACTGTTCTGCTACAGGCATAAACTTGAGTTCGGGAAACAGCAACTCAACTTGGATGCGGTTACAACCGTCTGCTAAAGCGGATTTGGTGGCTTCACGGGATTGGGCGATCGCGTCTTCTAAACTGCTGGGAAGTTCCGGCATAATATATTTATCTCTCAAGCATTGACTTCTATTGTTTCAGTTTATGAAAAATTGAGCCTGGCTAACTAGCTAAAGCTCAAGAGATTTAAATATATATTAAACCGTGTGAAGACTTGGTCAAGCGCCCTATACCCCCAGTGTCGGGAATTATTTGGTAGCTTAACCCAATTGAGCGATCGCTTTGGCTAATTTTGCCGTAACATCCCCTACAAGTAAAAACCCTTGTCTTCAAGGTGTCATTGGTGGGTCATTACTAATCGAGAGCGCTTTTTTACTACGTTTCAATTGTTTCCAAAGAGACTTTATTTGCTTACAAGCTTCATCAGGAGAGAGCTTACCGGATGTTTCCAACGCTGTGACATAGCCAATTCTGTTGGCAAATTCTCGCAAATCAGCATTAAATGTAAGATTCTCTGCTTTTCCCCGACCGTAGTAGCGACTGCGAGCAGAAAAAAAGTTGTTTTTGTCGTTCCGATTAGACTCAACCATCATTTCACCTGCGTTTAAGACTGTTTTTGAATAGTTTTTTTATGCTTAGACAAATAGTATTCCCAGTTTTAAATCCTAAATTAACATCAAAATCAAATTAGGGCTTTCCCAGAAGTTGTTGATTATTTAAGCCAAGTCACTCTTCTGTATGACCGTGTATAATATTAACTCCGGCTAATCACTTACAATATGGTTGGTTTGAGCAGTAATGAGCTTCCGCTATGAGTCAGCAGTCACTTGTATGGTTTGTTGACTGCTGACGGTTAACTGTCAACCGTCAACTGTTAACAGCCAACACGAAAAGATATGCAGCGCCGCAGATATGATTAGTTTTCAGACAAACATGATATTTAGAAAAGAGTCAATCGATATGTGCCACGGTTATTGGGATTATTGGAAGTAACAACTATATAGTAGGTATCATCCTCAGGCAATCTAGCTCGGTCAATTAAAGCACTATAAAGGCCATCTTGATCATTATCCGCAGCAATAGTCTTCCCTTGGGAATTTAACAAGACTATATAAGGAGAGAATTCTTCATTGATGCTATCTGCACGAATACTTACAAGCTGATTTTTTTTGCCTTGAAACTGAGACACATTATAAGCACTACGATTTTGCTTAATGGTTGAGCTTTGAGCATTCAGTTCCGCCGATTCGTCTAGGATATAGCTGGCTCTGTCATTCCTGAGAGCTAGACTATAGCGTCCTGTATCACTAGGGTTGCGACTAGTCACTGCAATTGTGTAAGTCCCTTTGACGGGTAATCTTACAAAGACAAACGCATCCTTAATATTACTATTCGTCCCAACACTACCTCTTTTTAAGATCACCTTATTATCAGGATCGAGGAGGAACATAAACGGACTTAGACTCAAATTGCTGGAGCGACGTGAATCAGTGCTACCACCCAACCTGATTTGGAGTAGTTGGTTTTCTCTTCCCTCGAATTTATAGAAATGAAAATACCTTCCTTGAGACTGAAAATCACCTTTAGAAAGTACACCAAAAGCGATATCTACAAAGTTAATCTCCCTAAAAGGAAGGTTAGACAAGGAAACAGGAGAAATTTTGGCAGTTGAATTGCGACCTCTACCTGGATTTGTAATTGATTGACGACCTCTTTGCGGTGAAGCAGAGTTAGTTTGTCTAGAATTGGAATTTGACGACGTAGATGTTCTAGGCGCAGAGTTAATTTGTCTTGGCTGAGAAGCTGGGTTGGAATTTGACGACGTAGATATTCTAGGCGCAGAATTACTTTCTCTAGGTTGGGGAGTTGGATTAGAGTCTGTTGAGTTGGACGATTCACGAACAGGAATGGGTGACTCGATTGATTGCTTGCTTTGTTGTTGTGGAGTTGCAGGCGGTAGAGAAGTAGGGATTTGTTCGATAGCTTGTTGTACTGCTTCTGGTTGTCTCTCGTCTGGGGTTTTAGCTATTATGAGTTTTCCAGAGTTCTCCGGGATATCTAAAGCCTTTATGGGCAAAGTATAGTTTGCAACTACTAAGCTACTGCTCATGGAAACAATCAAAGCTAAGTTTAATCTGATCCAGTAATTTTTGCTCTTCTGTTCTGCCATAATTTCACTCCTCATGCTCTTAGTATTGAGTTATTTATACAACTGAAGATAGATAGCCTTATCTACTTTTAATGCTGGACAATACCCAAATATTGGCAAATTTTGCTTTCCCACGTTTATTGTTATACTATGAAAGAAACTTTATATCCAAAAGATACCAGCTATATTTTTGGAGTCACTAATTTTACTATACTTTATTAAGAACATATAGCTCAGATATAGGAATTGATATCAGGCAGATATAAGATTCACACTTGATTTCTGAAATATACGCAGAGTGGACAATGACAACCCCAAAATACGGAGATTTGTTTCGATAATCAAATCGGATTCCTAGAGAATATTAACTGTTGTTGAAAAAATATTTTCCATATTAAATCCCTGAGTTACATCTTTTTGATTGAACATCATGCACCAGATTGACAGCAAAACTATAACTATTGGATTAATATATACTCAAACTGTACACGGATTCCCAGTATGCTTTGCTGTTTGAATCCTAATTGCTCCATGCCTCAAAACCCCGATGGCCAAATGTATTGCCAACGCTGCAATACACAATTGATACCCTTATTAAGGGGGCATTATCGCATTATCAAGGTGCTATCGGATGAAGGTGGATTTGGGAGAACCTATCTATCAGAAGATATAGATAAATTGAACGAATTGTGTGTAGTTAAACAATTTGCACCTAAAGTTCAAGAACATTCAGCTATGAAAAAAGCCGTTGAGTTATTTAAACAAGAAGCTCAACGCTTGCAACATTTAGGAGAACATCACCAGATTCCTACCCTATTAGCTTACTTCGAGCAAGATAATTATCTATTTTTGGTGCAACAGTTTATTAATGGAAACAATCTATTACAAGAATTACGTCAAGGGGTAGTTTACAACGAAAGTACAATTGTCGAATTTCTCTTAGATTTACTCCCTGTATTGAAATATATTCATGAGCGTGGAGTAATTCATCGAGATATTAAGCCACAGAACATCATCCGCCGTCAGAGTGATGGGGGACTAGTACTAATTGATTTTGGTGCTGCCAAGCAGCTAAAAGCGACAATGCAGACTCAATTGGGAACCACTATTGGCTCACTTGGTTACACCCCAATTGAACAAATGCAGTATGGCAAAGCTTACCCAGCCAGTGATTTATTTAGTCTGGGTGCGACTTGCTTTCATCTGTTGACGGGGATTAACCCATCTAATTTGTTTGTCGAACAAGGCTACAGTTGGGTTGAATCCTGGCAGCAATATTGGAACACTTCAAATTCAGATAGGAACGAAGGTGAATATCTAGTTAAGGTTTTGAACAAGCTGTTAGAAACGGATATTCAAAGGCGTTATCAATCAGCTGATGAAGTGATGAATGATTTGATCAAGCAGCGATCGCTACTCTCAAGATTAAAAACTACAATACCAAAATCTGCTATCTTTTCAAGATCTTGGTCAGCATCAACCTCATTAACCGCGTCTACAACCAAAAAACAAGCTTGGAAATTGCTCAATGGTAGGCTCAAACAACAACTCCTGATAAATACCATGAGTGCGCTGTTAGGTTTAGTGGGTGTTGGGCATTTACAGTCTCTCCCCCAGCTAATTACTAAATTTTCCGAAATTTCTACTCAACCTTACACTCTCAAGGGTCATGCCAGCGATGTAAATTCCGTTGCTTTTTCTCCTAATGGAGAATTCCTAGCTAGTGGCAGTGATGACAAAACTATTAAAGTTTGGAATTTAAAAAATAAACAGAAAATCCATACTCTTCCAGGTCATTCTGGATGGGTTTGGGCTATTGCTTTCTCCCCAGATGGTAAAACTCTTGCTAGTACAGGTGCTGATAAGACCATCAAATTGTGGAATCTGGCAACTGGCAAAGAAATTCGCCATCTGAAAGGGCATTCTCAGGGAGTGGCTAGCGTTGCCTTTAGTCCAGATGGCAAGACGCTTGCTAGTGGCAGCTTAGATAAGACAATCAAACTGTGGAACCCAGCAACAGGCAAAGAAATCCGCACGTTGCAAGAACATTCCAGTGGTGTTGCTAATGTAGCCTTCAGTCCCGATGGCAAAACTCTTGCTAGTGGCAGTTGGGATAAAACAATTAAATTATGGAATCTCACAACCAGCAAGGTAATTCATACCTTGAAGGGACATTCCGATTTGGTGATGTCTGTAGCCTTCAATTCAGATAGTCAAACTCTTGCCAGTGGCAGTAAGGACAAAACGATTAAATTGTGGAACCTGTCAACAGGAAAGACCATCCGCACCCTAAGAGGGCATTCTGACAAGGTGAATTCTGTTGCCTACGTGCCAAGAGATAGCACAGTTCTTGCCAGTGGTAGCAATGACAACACAATTAAATTATGGAATTTAACGACAGGAGAGATAATTCGCACATTAAAGCGCGATTCTGGATACATTTATTCCATAGTCATTAGTCCCGATGGGCGTAATCTTGCTAGTGGCGGTAGTGCTGAGAATATTATCAAAATTTGGCCGATGAGTTGGTGAAATTGATACGTTGCTGAAGTTTAGGGTAGCGATTACCGGCTCATGATGAACTCTTGCGGCAGTCTACTAAAAAGCTTAAACGCGCTCCATGCCATCCCAAGTGTGGTTTTAGTGTGTCTCGTAATCGCTTAATCTGGTTCATAGGGGTTTCTTTGATTGTGTGGTAACTTTCCGTGAAACCCTCTCTCTGTAATCTTTGCAAGCTTTTTCTCTATTTTTGTCCTGTACAGAGAAAACAAAAATGTTAGATTGAATGTTTGCTTTGTAAGCATTCAATTATTTTGCTGCTTGATATGTAATTTTTAATATATAAATTAGTTTATTTTGTAAGCTTTCATTTTTTTTGATTGATGTATTTTCTTATCCTAAATATAGGCTGAAACCTTTACTATATAAAAATTAATAAATTGATAATTATCCTGTTGTAGTTCATGTAAATTATCTGTTATTGATGGGAATATTAAAGAATAAATCCCGTTCCTTTTCCATGTTTAATTGCACAACGTCTCTCACCCCATCAGAACTGAAATCAGCGATCATTCGTGATCCCCTGATAATCAAACCGGAGACAACGGTGATGGATGCGATCGCCCAAATGAGTGGCGTGCGGGTTATGTGTGACACAGCTAAACTGGATGAAGTCCATCTAGAGGCACGATCAAGCTGCGTGTTGATAGTGGCAGCAGGGAGGCTATTAGGTATCTTCACTGAGCGAGATGTAGTCAAACTGTGTAGCCAGAGGCGTTGTTTGGAGAATTTGGCGATTCGAGAGGTGATGATTCATCCAGTCGTCACCCTACGTGAGTCTGAGTTCACCGATTTATTTTTTGCTGTTAATTTGCTCCAACAATACCGCATTCGCCACATTCCGATTCTAGACGAGCAAGAGCGGGTGGTGGGGCTGCTAACCAATGAAAGTCTGCGGCACACTTCTCGCTCTGTGGATCTCTTGCGGTTGCGTCTGGTGTCTGAGGTGATGACCTGTGAGGTGATTTGTGCTACACCAGATAGTTCGATGTTGGCGATCGCCCAACAGATGACAGAGAATCGCGTCAGTTCTGTCATGATTGTGCAACTGGGACAGTTTCAAGACAAACCCCAGGAAATTCCGGTGGGAATTGTCACCGAGCGGGATATTGTCCAGTTTCAGGCATTAGGCTTGAATCTGGAAACCTGTCAGGTTCAGACGGTGATGAGTTCGCCGATTTTTGCCGTGAGACCAGACGATTCTCTGCGGTTCGTGCAGCAGATCATGGAGCAGCGTTTGATTCGCCGGTTGGCAGTGACAGGAGATCAGGGGGAGTTATTAGGCATCGTTACCCAAAGTAGTTTACTACAAGCCCTTAACCCCTTAGAGGTATACAAACTGGCCCAGATGTTGGAAGAAAAGGTGGTGAGGTTAGAGACAGAGAAGGTTCAACTGCTGGAAAATCGCACTGTTGAACTAGAGCAGCTAGTTGCAGACCGGACAGCTAGTCTCAAGGCTAAGGCGGGCCGGGAACAAATAGTGTCTGATATCTCCAGACAAATTCGCTCTTCTCTAAGTTTACAAACCATTCTGGACACAACTGTGGAGCAGGTGCGGCAATTGCTGGGTTGCGATCGCGTCAACATTTGGTATTTTGAAACAGAGTGGGAAAGTATCGTCATGGCAGAATCTACCACATCTTCCACATCACTGCTGGGCGAACGGATTGAGGAACTCTGCTTTCAGCAACACTCTGCGGAGATTTATCGCCAGGGGCGGATTCGTGTCGTCCCAGATATCTACACTATAGAAATGACAGACTGTCACCGGGAGTTCCTGATCCGCCTCCAGACGCGAGCCAAAATTTTGGTACCCCTGCTGTGTGGCGATGAATTATGGGGTTTGCTCAATGTCAGCGAAAGCCAACACCCCCGCGAGTGGCAAACTGAAGAAGTTGAACTGCTGCAAGGGTTATCTGTACATCTGGCCATCGCCATTCACCAAGCTACTACCCACCAAAAATTGCAGGAGCAATTAATCGCCCTTCAGCAAAGGTCAGATCAACTGCGAGGGAGTGAACAGCGTTATATTACCCTCAGTCAAAACCTAGAAGCCAAAATTGAAGAACGCACGGCTGAACTCCAAGCACGAGAAGCCCAACTCCAGAAAACATCGGATCGCTTGTCTATATCTCTCAAATCAGGGGCTATCGGCTGTTGGGACTGGGACATTGTAGAGAATAACATCTTTTGGGATGAGCGGATGTACGAACTCTATGGTGTCACCAAAACATCTGATTCCCGTTTAGTCTACGACACCTGGGCAAATAGGCTACATCCCGATGACCGTGCCAATATTGAAGTATTAGTCCAGCAAGCAATTTTAGGACAGGCAGAATACGATACTGAATTTCGTGTTATACATCCTGATGGCAGCATCCACTTCATCAAAGCCTATGGGGTGGTGGTGCGAGATGCTGAGGGTAATCCTCAGAAAATGATTGGAGTCCACTTTGATATTAGCGATCGCAAAAAATCTGAGGAAATTATTCGCCAACAGGTAGAAAGGGAGAAACTGCTACGAGAAATCACCCAGAGGATTCGTCAATCTCTAGACCTCCAGACCATTTTTGACATCGCTTGCCAAGAAATCTGCCAAGTGATTCAGGCTGATCGGGTGGGCATTTTCAAGTTCTATCCCGAATCCAACTTTAATGACGGCGAATTTGTAGCTGAATCTGTCGTCAAAGAATTTCCCTCAGTGATAGCAATTCGGGTACACGACCACTGCTTTGGAGAAAACTATTCCTCTCTCTATGCTTTGGGTAGGTCTTATGTGGTTGATGATATTTATCACAGTGACATGACAACCTGTCACACTGATATCTTGGCTCAGTTTCATGTGCGTGCCAATGTGATTATGCCGTTACTTTGCGGTGCTGAGTTGTGGGGTTTGCTGTGCATCCATCAGTGCGCGACAACTCGCCACTGGCAACAGTCAGAAATTGATTTTACACAACAACTTGCCACCCAGTTAGCGATCGCCATTCAACAAGCAAGTCTGGTTGAGCAATTACAGCAAGAACTTGCCGAAAGACATCAGGCAGAACTAAAGCTTACCCAAAGCAATCAACAACTGGCAATTTCTAACCAAGAACTCGCCCGTGCCACTCGTCTCAAAGATGAATTCTTGGCTAACATGAGCCACGAACTTCGTACACCCCTCAATGCCATTCTCGGCATGACCGAAGGGTTACAAGAAGGAGTTTTTGGCATGATCAATAATAAACAATTCAAAGCTTTAGAAACCATTGAGCGTAGCAGCTCTCATTTA comes from the Nostoc sp. PCC 7120 = FACHB-418 genome and includes:
- a CDS encoding DUF1995 family protein → MPELPSSLEDAIAQSREATKSALADGCNRIQVELLFPELKFMPVAEQFLPCLVEYESRLKVFFADAGAAALARRDWKDAAFQILDIGTGRIASIQSKIQPEDEIFLFISPTSVEVPQLEKICEIIGDRPAIFLNPRLEDAGTVGIGYTARQTRERFLNIIQSCYYLRPIDDETALFRSYPGDWEIWVENDGNWAKIANLPKKPSGDEIDLILMKGQPQTAGADAVPARKPSVFKSLQRFIKALNS
- a CDS encoding DUF7219 family protein encodes the protein MVESNRNDKNNFFSARSRYYGRGKAENLTFNADLREFANRIGYVTALETSGKLSPDEACKQIKSLWKQLKRSKKALSISNDPPMTP
- a CDS encoding PPC domain-containing protein, producing MAEQKSKNYWIRLNLALIVSMSSSLVVANYTLPIKALDIPENSGKLIIAKTPDERQPEAVQQAIEQIPTSLPPATPQQQSKQSIESPIPVRESSNSTDSNPTPQPRESNSAPRISTSSNSNPASQPRQINSAPRTSTSSNSNSRQTNSASPQRGRQSITNPGRGRNSTAKISPVSLSNLPFREINFVDIAFGVLSKGDFQSQGRYFHFYKFEGRENQLLQIRLGGSTDSRRSSNLSLSPFMFLLDPDNKVILKRGSVGTNSNIKDAFVFVRLPVKGTYTIAVTSRNPSDTGRYSLALRNDRASYILDESAELNAQSSTIKQNRSAYNVSQFQGKKNQLVSIRADSINEEFSPYIVLLNSQGKTIAADNDQDGLYSALIDRARLPEDDTYYIVVTSNNPNNRGTYRLTLF
- a CDS encoding serine/threonine-protein kinase encodes the protein MLCCLNPNCSMPQNPDGQMYCQRCNTQLIPLLRGHYRIIKVLSDEGGFGRTYLSEDIDKLNELCVVKQFAPKVQEHSAMKKAVELFKQEAQRLQHLGEHHQIPTLLAYFEQDNYLFLVQQFINGNNLLQELRQGVVYNESTIVEFLLDLLPVLKYIHERGVIHRDIKPQNIIRRQSDGGLVLIDFGAAKQLKATMQTQLGTTIGSLGYTPIEQMQYGKAYPASDLFSLGATCFHLLTGINPSNLFVEQGYSWVESWQQYWNTSNSDRNEGEYLVKVLNKLLETDIQRRYQSADEVMNDLIKQRSLLSRLKTTIPKSAIFSRSWSASTSLTASTTKKQAWKLLNGRLKQQLLINTMSALLGLVGVGHLQSLPQLITKFSEISTQPYTLKGHASDVNSVAFSPNGEFLASGSDDKTIKVWNLKNKQKIHTLPGHSGWVWAIAFSPDGKTLASTGADKTIKLWNLATGKEIRHLKGHSQGVASVAFSPDGKTLASGSLDKTIKLWNPATGKEIRTLQEHSSGVANVAFSPDGKTLASGSWDKTIKLWNLTTSKVIHTLKGHSDLVMSVAFNSDSQTLASGSKDKTIKLWNLSTGKTIRTLRGHSDKVNSVAYVPRDSTVLASGSNDNTIKLWNLTTGEIIRTLKRDSGYIYSIVISPDGRNLASGGSAENIIKIWPMSW
- a CDS encoding GAF domain-containing protein; translation: MFNCTTSLTPSELKSAIIRDPLIIKPETTVMDAIAQMSGVRVMCDTAKLDEVHLEARSSCVLIVAAGRLLGIFTERDVVKLCSQRRCLENLAIREVMIHPVVTLRESEFTDLFFAVNLLQQYRIRHIPILDEQERVVGLLTNESLRHTSRSVDLLRLRLVSEVMTCEVICATPDSSMLAIAQQMTENRVSSVMIVQLGQFQDKPQEIPVGIVTERDIVQFQALGLNLETCQVQTVMSSPIFAVRPDDSLRFVQQIMEQRLIRRLAVTGDQGELLGIVTQSSLLQALNPLEVYKLAQMLEEKVVRLETEKVQLLENRTVELEQLVADRTASLKAKAGREQIVSDISRQIRSSLSLQTILDTTVEQVRQLLGCDRVNIWYFETEWESIVMAESTTSSTSLLGERIEELCFQQHSAEIYRQGRIRVVPDIYTIEMTDCHREFLIRLQTRAKILVPLLCGDELWGLLNVSESQHPREWQTEEVELLQGLSVHLAIAIHQATTHQKLQEQLIALQQRSDQLRGSEQRYITLSQNLEAKIEERTAELQAREAQLQKTSDRLSISLKSGAIGCWDWDIVENNIFWDERMYELYGVTKTSDSRLVYDTWANRLHPDDRANIEVLVQQAILGQAEYDTEFRVIHPDGSIHFIKAYGVVVRDAEGNPQKMIGVHFDISDRKKSEEIIRQQVEREKLLREITQRIRQSLDLQTIFDIACQEICQVIQADRVGIFKFYPESNFNDGEFVAESVVKEFPSVIAIRVHDHCFGENYSSLYALGRSYVVDDIYHSDMTTCHTDILAQFHVRANVIMPLLCGAELWGLLCIHQCATTRHWQQSEIDFTQQLATQLAIAIQQASLVEQLQQELAERHQAELKLTQSNQQLAISNQELARATRLKDEFLANMSHELRTPLNAILGMTEGLQEGVFGMINNKQFKALETIERSSSHLLDLINDILDVAKIEAGQIKLDCTTISVANLCESSLVFIKQQALQKRIQVEIKIPFNLPDLFVDERRIRQVLINLLNNAVKFTPEAGRISLEVTQLSPDISTVQNFLQIAVIDTGIGIMQENINKLFQPFIQIDSALNRQYEGTGLGLALVKKIVELHGGRVGLTSELGIGSCFTIELPCIPSTPASPDLIRDLLTTPTPELDSPTADEAVSLAPVILLAEDNKANIKTFSSYLSAKGYDILLATNGQQAIELATIHQPDLILMDIQMPGIDGLEAIRQIRLDPQLVNIPIVALTALAMTGDRDRCLQAGANDYLTKPVKLKQLATTIQQLLITTKK